The Stigmatella aurantiaca DW4/3-1 genome contains the following window.
AGGCCCTCGGCCTACTTCTTCGCGGCGGACACCACGAGCCGCTTGCGGCCCTTGGCGCGGCGGCGCTTGAGGACTTCCTGCCCGGCGCGGGTGCTGTTGCGCTTGCGGAACCCGTGCTTGCGGTTGCGCTTCACTTTCGACGGCTGGTACGTGCGCTTGGACACGGCTGAACTCCTGAAACGACGGCGGCACCTCTGATCCGGCGCTGCCACTGGAAAAGGCGGCGCTCGTAACCCGATCTCCCACCCAA
Protein-coding sequences here:
- the rpmH gene encoding 50S ribosomal protein L34 — translated: MSKRTYQPSKVKRNRKHGFRKRNSTRAGQEVLKRRRAKGRKRLVVSAAKK